The Salminus brasiliensis chromosome 8, fSalBra1.hap2, whole genome shotgun sequence genome has a window encoding:
- the LOC140560784 gene encoding uncharacterized protein — translation MNMASTGSSSIQQISSAILYANIAHIQTQKNTVKERTHLCLECGKSFTERGTLKAHQRIHTGEKPYQCAECGKSFTQQNHLQLHQRFHTGEKPFHCSDCGKSFNQQSHLRLHQRIHTGEKPFQCSYCEKSFRDRGNLKKHQHIHTGEKPYCCSECGKTFKDRGPFKAHQRTHTGEKPFECSDCGKSFNQQIHLQRHQRVHTGIKPYFCSYCGKSFSDKSTLKKHQHIHTGERPFECSVCGKSFNQQGHLQQHQRIHTGEKPYSCLDCGKSFRHSSTLKAHKCIKSVSHVSCGSTVPQEIISSLGVYEGSSQL, via the coding sequence ATGAATATGGCATCTACTGGAAGCTCCAGTATTCAGCAGATATCTTCTGCTATCCTCTACGCCAACATagctcacatacaaacacaaaaaaacacagtcaaGGAGAGAACTCACCTCTGCCtggagtgtgggaagagtttcacagagagaggtACGCTGAAAGCacaccagcgtattcacactggagagaaaccgtatcagtgTGCGGAGTGCGGGAAGAGCTTCACTCAACAGAAtcatctccagctccaccagaggttccacacaggagagaaaccatttcactgctcagactgtggaaagagctTTAACCAACAGAGTCATCTCCGactacaccagcgcattcacactggagagaaaccctTCCAGTGTTCATACTGCGAGAAGAGCTTTCGTGACCGAGGCAATCTCAAAAAACACCAACACATCCACACAGGGGAGAAGCCCTActgctgctcagagtgtgggaagaccTTTAAGGACAGAGGTCCTTTCAAAGCCCACCAGCGCACTCATACTGGGGAAAAGCCATTTGaatgctcagactgtgggaagagttttaatcagcAGATCCACCTCCAGAGACACCAGCGCGTTCACACTGGAATAAAACCTTATTTCTGTTCCTACTGTGGAAAGAGCTTCAGTGACAAAAGTACTCTCAAAAAGCACCAgcacattcacactggagagagacCGTTTGAGTGCTCAgtgtgtgggaagagttttaatcagcAAGGTCATCTCCagcaacaccagcgcattcacactggagagaaaccctaTTCCTGCTtggactgtgggaagagtttcagACACTCGAGTACTTTAAAGGCACACAAGTGCATTAAGAGTGTTTCTCATGTCTCCTGTGGGAGTACAGTTCCCCAAGAAATCATCAGCTCTTTAGGTGTATATGAAGGATCTAGCCAGTTGTAG